Genomic DNA from Lepeophtheirus salmonis chromosome 9, UVic_Lsal_1.4, whole genome shotgun sequence:
TGGCCTCCGACGGCAAggagatgcctcccttcttgtttaaggctggggagaaaatcggccaggatgcatactacaaggtgctgaggttcaccatactacCATGGCTCAAGGCTACCTACCCAGAGTACAACTGTGTGTGAATCCAAGATAGTGCACCCTCACAAACATTgaccaaatgccagaagttctgcgccaACAACATATGGCCATCATgtagaacaacttgtccgacaagttcatcatcaactcctgcaaagCTTTCTGTCGTCGTGTgtaggctgtgattgctgctgagagcggccatattgagtgaacatgttcacaaaggtcgtgtctcaaagttttgttaaaaaaatttcaaaattattgacttttttctaaaatcagtcattcagtccacgttttgcttctgaACCCTGTAAGTTTCCGTTATCATTTAGTTTTTACATTCAAGCGATATTTTATTAGGTGTGTctcaaattattacaaaataaggGCAGCAATCCTGAAGGGGAGCCTCTCTTTGAACTGCAACCTATGATATCCATAGAACCCATGTTTGTTCTCTTCAACACTGAATCTTAGCCAGGCGATgcaaaaaccttaaaaaatgcTCTTGACAACTACATCACTATATCAAATTACCCAGACGGGTTGGAGTATTATCGgtctataaaaaaacacttttgaatgAACCAgggatacatattatataagttattatctGAATTTTAACCCTATAACGGTCATACGTACCATATTCTTGGAATCCTCCATTTTAGGGGGGTTGACAATTTTGTggctaaaaaaattcatagttgcgatgagcatattttttttcttttttttcaggttGATAAaaccattcaaatttatttttgggtaGGCTCTAGGACGCCCTTGGGCATGAGTGTATTTTACTTATAATAGTTTGTAAACAAGTTGAGAGAGAAAATAATACAGCTCCctcaatgataatattatttaataaaaaatataggtccATGTTACTCACTTAAAATTTCTTACATTATAACGTTccagtgtaaatttttttttttttaaaagtactaaAACCCTGTTtgcgttttttgttttttttaaatttacaaaataaaaaaatcgttcaGAAACATTTTTCCTCATTAAGGCAATCacaaaattgaagaataaagCTGATTTAAAAAGGTggtttatgattataaaaatgtttttattgattctgtattctcttctgaactcgacatatttccatttttagggtgaaaaatgatgaaaaacgacacttttcTTGAGACCATCATTacttattcattattcattttaatgacGAAAAATGTCTCTGAACTATAATAATCCCCAAATACTATCatctcaaatatttcttaacCCTAaggatctagaaaaaaaaaagagatcaacttttggattctgcgctcaaagatCGATAATATTTTTGGCTTAGTTTCATGTAGAAATTTTGACCGGACACACTGGAAAAGGGTTGTGATAGTATTTCAAAAGCTGAAATAActtagttagtaactacgtcatttaagCTGTTGTAGCTACCATAAGTGTATTGCCACTTCTTGATCCTATGGATctctatcattatttaataagtatgtTTTACTCTTGGCATTGActacttttatatttcttactaAACAATATATCCTGACAGTATTGTTAATGCCagagtagtattttttttttagcctgCCCCTTATTTTGAATGGGtatttgatgaattaatttttttccttagcaATTTCATTATCCTTTAATTCCTGATTAGtgaattttctttcttaaatagactcaactatattcaaaacctgattgaacattcgtatgtgctcataaaagacggagagtcgcattgaggatttgttgcagaggtaTAATtggaagtccttgttggaattgGGGATGGACAGTGGAGTAATTCTTAGAATTGTCctgatttatttccttatcccttgtcacagctgattgtacctgatctcctccaaatcattcttcaaattgtcagggttaccatcttgattttcgttttcttttttgaaacatgcccattatacacaagattttcatcactaagtTTGATATTCGTttgaatatagaatattttatcattgaagAAGGGGTATGtgttaagaaaaaactaagtatagggattaaaaaagaaaaaaagtgctCTTTCTCTCcatttttgatcattatttaatgAGTCGTGGTGAGTTAAcgtctccccccccccctccaaaaaaaaaaaaaaaattattgcttatctttggtataaattgatttaaaaatgcataatgaaatgaatcaatacgaatttaaatataattacaactttttcccatcactaatcatttttttaataaaaaagttttcctctattatagtagtaattcattttctcccccaaaattatataacaagcAGCTCCTATTAACAAGGTTCTCAATTCAGTAATACCGTATGTCTAGCTTGCACTCCAAATTCCCATCTCTAATTAACATATCTTATTCCTCAATTTAGACCGATGCAGAATTAGGATGTAGTGGCTTTGCATATAGGTACTGGTTTCAAGTCAATTTAGAATAAATCCCCATTAAACGCAGTAGTTCGCCATACAACACATGTTTgataataaagcaaaatttgtcgaCAGAGGGACGGATTTGCCATATATAATGTGTgactgtataaatatatttatctctaTTATGTGTCTATGCTGTTTGTTAAGTCTTGtagtaatattatgtacatttgtcACAACAATCggaaaaaagtctaaaaagaGTGTGGGGAAATGGTGGAAGGTGTTGGAAGAGAGATATGAATAATTGAGTACTTCTCATTTGTtcaaataatgacaaaataaaatataaatgcgttagtaaaatattaatcagtGATAAGAAAAGAAATAGTAATAATGCCTAAAGAAGCTAAAAATCAAGTCctggtaaattttttttgcttacaTTCCTAAATTAAAGGACGAGTCCGAATCGGACGCAAATACTGTCCCATCAGGGGCACCAGTAGCTACAAGTAGGTGGGGGAGTGGGGGGTAtattatgatgacgtcatagtCATGcatccttaaatttttattattgatatattagtATTACACTTAGTCCAGAAAAAGTCTGCACTCCTGAGCACCTATGGATCAGGTGTCACTGTCTGTGTCCAATAGagcaatatttgataaattatttcatcatttaaaaaagcacAATTTAGACTCAGATTAAGCTTTAATTGagagtaattataaaaatactttagtattttccttctttaaaatttgaatataataagaaatttctAAGAGCCTCCTGCATTTATCCTTCACTCGTCTCCTGTTAACGCTAAAACCAGACCAGGTCTCAGTTATCATCATAATAAATTGGAAGTTGAGTCCCATGCTATCTGTTTCGCATAGTCGCTCTGCAAAAGTTAAGGGTGGCCCTATAGCGGACCGCAAAAATAGTAACCGCGAACTATGCATGACGAGTCGGGTTATCATATTGTATGACACTCAAACAATCTCATAAGATTCCAATTTGGTTATTGTTACTCTAAGACTTGAAACTAGGACTGAGACCTAATTTTCTTCAGTGCCAGTTTTTATGGGGACATTTGGAGCACTTGCTTTAAGGCTCTCTCTTTAACGTAAAATATAAAGACTCTGAGTAATTTAAGTATacgtaaaacaaagaaaaatattatcattttctaGTTGTTTTACCTACACAAATACAAGACGTATAGGGATTGATTCCTACAACACAGACTCTTAATAAACTGTTTGGGATAATTATTATGGTGTATAGtactattagtgttgagacgcGGTCAGAGAACGAATTAATTTCTTCAGTTTTGttttaagttatatatgtatgtatatatatatatttatttttttttgtagatagaaATTGGTCAAACAACAAATTTCTTGtctgttattaaaataaaaaaatattttatgtaataataatttctaagaAAGTCATTTTCAATTAAACCGATCAAGATCAATTTTTTAGATCTAATTCGACAACGAGATTGATCTAGACTCTAGCCCGAACTgggatcaaataatatttaggacttacaaaaattataacgttCTCCGACCGATTTTGGATTTCCAAACTGAAACcgataatcaatatttaattattcagttTCTCCTACAATTTAAATGccttatttcttaatttttatatcttagaAAAACAGCAATACTACAGAGATTGCGGAACATTCGTTAATTTAcccatttttgaagataaatccaattttttttctatttaataacatttatattaatatttatacaattttgttggattttttgaggtcttttaaaaattataggaGTATGGAACGATGTACTTCAATGAACAACGTGCTCGgggaaattattaatttgaactCAGTGTACCTGGGTTTTTACCCCGGTCGttcttagagaaggaaatacacttTATGTATAAGGACTTCACAGAAGGttcttaggtcagatggagtaaatgtaatattacaatgtttacttatacttaatcagtgcaaccccatctgaccaattaaaggaacactaAAAAAGGAATTAGGCTTCCCTTCAAACCACTGTCCcagtaattgtttatttaataattttttcatatatatattaaaataattaattttatcttcacTTGGCTGTACGAGTATGTCTTTggtgaaacaattttttttaaaataatattggactgaatatcatttaaatcttttttttcatatgaaattattatatacctacataaccATTATGCAACTTGACATTTTTAGTAGATCTAACCAAAAATTTATAGGATAAAGGATGAGATATTAGTGTTTAGACTTTTGAGATACTAACTTGTATCTCAAagttatttaatgattattaattaatttttcctgtgtttataaacaaaaagttaaatttaagaTTATATGTGGCTATGGATTCATATGAAAGAGAGGCGCCGGAACTAATTCATAAGTGGGGGATggcaattttatagaaataacgtcataaatatattgatgacACAATAACTgttattttgttccaaaatggagGGGACCAAATGCCCCTTTCCGCCCCGCTTCTGGTACCACGAATATCAAGGCACATTTATATAGTCACAAAATTCCTtaggtttattttaagaaaggcataattatatatttactcattTGAACTGAATCATGTATTTTgcaggtaaatatatatatgaacacaaATCTTTTCAATGCAATATTGATGACGATCGGTATCTATATAATTTGGATGGACTTTGCTTTATTCGTTGATTTGAGTCGGTCacatcatttaataaatacaacgACGAGTCATTACTCCGTATTTCGTCCCTTAACAATCAAGATCCTAATTCAAGGGCCAACAAATCACTATATCGATGGTCCATTATCACACGCGACgttatattttacaaacattGCAGCTTATTTGTCTGGGGATGGTATTTCAGTCTCAAGTGTTTTTGTTGCAGGCTTAGCATCGAAATGTATATCTAATATTGGATCACTCAAGATAAGACATCTTGGCGTACTCCTTTACAAAGTTAGAGACTATTTGGATGCACTGGACGGGGATGTGGCGAGATATCATTGCAAAGAAACGCGGGTAATTCCTAATCCAACCTCTAGGGGTTATTATTTTGATGGAGTTTGCGATGGATTTGGGATTATTTTCCTTGTTGTCGCCAtaggttattttatttacaacgATAAACAAtggaataaatttcaatttgttgCACGAAACAAGATTGTGGTATTCAATTTGTTCCTCATCCTTGTTCAGATACTAATGAGCTCCCTTATATGGAACTATTTCATGTACAAATATCATGTACTCCTAGAAACGGATATCATCGCCAAAGATACGCAAGCCCAAAATATGGTATTTGGGTTTCCAGGATTTTGGGTTGTATTGTATTTTTGGCGACTTTTTAATCCACAAAGTATTACTCAGTACCTTTTAATCTCCGTCCTCTATAATAAAGAGGAACAATACATTGTTTTATCGCGTTATAATGGGTTtcttatcttatttattatttccttttggTCTGAGtcatattatcaatatttattgaacgcttttttattaaaaacttaatgcgataataatagtatttatttgtattcatttcGGGCTAGAGATATCGCACATTTCTCTACATATATGCATGATAGTAATCACAATGTGATAATATTTCGTGAAAAAATACCCcctatttgttttcattttaatgacCATAAATAGGAATACATAGTATCCCTGCGATTTTCATGAAATTTCTTGTCaggcaggggcgtccgcagggggtggccTGGAGGGATTGCAGCCCcttcaaaatatccaaaaatggaattcttccattttttttctaaaaaaattaatttttcaatttttttgtccaaaaaatttaatcttttgtgaaaAACCATCGATTTTTTCCcctgcaaaatttaatatttataatttaatttttgaattgttttccaaaaattttatttgaaatttttttcccaaaaatttaattttttgtgaatagcggtaaatctatgaaatttttataccaaaaatttaattgtttgaattttttttcgaaaccaagcccctcccccctccaaatataattctgcggatGCCCCTGTCAGGTGATGATCTATATTATCTTGCCTCGATCTTATTATTCTCCTGAAAGTGAAAGTTGATTTAGGATACTTAATGCATAAGTATTCAATAGGGAGGAGATACGTTTGATTAGCTaactacattttttctttttcttttctaaggttgataaatacaaattagATCTTATTAAGATCAAAAATTAGGTGGATGGGACAAGGTATAAAACCAGTATAAGTGAGTTGGGAGAGGGGGTATGTGCACAATTCCTTGTATAAGTCTGAGGTTTACTAGTATTAGTAAGTTCCCGAAGTCTCTAAGACTAatccttcaaatttattttggatttaagaAGCGTAGTTTGGGGCCTAATACCCCAATACTCgcaatcgatttttttaatcctttaaaatCGATTGCATTCTACAGGCCAGCAACGATGGAGAGGACTAAGCCGATTACTATTTTGTAGATACAACTGAGGATTCCTTCCTGAATATATGGTAGAGTCTAATCTTAATCTTTGGAGCTTTAGTGAACATGAAGGAAGAATAGGgcgttttttctggaattggcattgagaaaataatatttaatttgcaattccgattcttatttattaattgtagtaaattatttattacttttctaggttatgaaaaaagtagaccctccaaaatgaaggaattttaacttttaacaagaaaatttaatattcaaaaattatttaaattattttttttccaaaaaattaactttctatGAACaactaagtattttttaaattattctccGATCAATGtaatatatgaactttttttttccaaaaaaaattcataatataaatttatcttttgaaattgttttatccaaaaaaattctttttctgAACtgttgtggattttggaaatttttttgagaatagccatgggtttttgaaatttttttgacaatagccatgggttttagaaattttttctacaaatttttttttttttttgtgaatggttgtcgatttttgagaaaattttaaataatatattttttcaaaagattttttgtaaaatcatcgCATCactacaattatataaataaatgtaaacacGTAGGAAGAGTGACGTAATTGcctaactgtttttttttaattttgattctgGGGCATACAAGGGGCTGCCCCCTTGCCTCCCCACTTCAAGCGCCTATGGATGAGTTCATTCAATAAAGATTTCCAAATAAGGTGTTTTATTGAAGATCAATGTCTCAAGCGCCCACTTCATTATTAATCCTACCATCGACTCGCGAAGATAATAGAATTacgttatcaaaaataattataataaattgaagtaaaataattaattggtattttttctttatcttgatttatgttcaatattgtttgtATGTTGATGCACAACACaagtcaaaagaaaattaaatcagggacaccatatatttttttaattttattgttaccgtaaatttttgtaatctttATGTGAAAATAACAGGGTCTCCCTAGGgctaatcagaataatttagttaaataaatggaagataattagTAAAGAAATACAAATCCATTCCacatttttctgataaaaaatccttttagttTCATTTGGTTTggttcaattttttccttttcaacctgttttatataatagataattgtaaaaaagacattttgatactaaaatcaTGTTtgtagcttcaatattaaggaacaaatttatcatcaaaactTCACgcctttttttgtattgtttatgttacaaaaatctgtgatctaataaaatattttatttcaataaaacaacacaactttcttaatcATCAAGAGAAATTTTCAGAAATTACTAAGAACAGTATTGTGCAAAACATGATACTTTAGAATACCTACAATTGAATGGCATAGTTTACGAGTATACGAATTTCTTCCCAGgctctccagacaataaatgataattattgaaaaaaaagaagttaaaagtactttcatattgtgcagtaataaagattgaagataATGATATCGGGTTAAaacttatgtatttttcataaacaaatatgattgaaaactttacaaaatactagataaattaatttttaccgtccattttactttttatctgAACCATAACACCTTATGTCTAATTTGGAAAGCTATTTTGAGATGCCTTATTTTCCAAAGAATGGTgcgattaaacgaagcaacgAATTgtgtaaaagattaaaaaattatctaaactatatataaattatgttaaattgattttctccATTTAAATCTTCAGGCTTGCATCAATATCCAGCATTTATATGGGGAATTCCAAAACACTTCTAGACTTCCGAGCAGACctcttgcaagtttttttctctccgtaaataggattttgtaacatacctactactgtatgataaaattatctaatataaaatataagtgtatgttactcacatagagggtgCTGTGAAAATTCTTCTGATtatggggaatttttttttaaataactagcTCAgacaacaagctacagactgtcacaccaccttgcagataataaTTCTGTTTAAGTTTGATCATGCCCTATGGGGAATAAtccagatataaaatatatatccttaggtatatgaatataacttttatcaactaaaaaacctttttattggATGAAGAATTAAATCATTATGATTTCGTTTATATTAGTTTCAAGGCAAATGAGAAGTAACAGAGTTAGtaatcttcattttaaaaagtaaacaaatctttttatttgtttgttgatCACTTATCGGAAAACAGTGTGTAGATATGTAAGCGTAAGGTCATCTTTATAAATCAACTAGAATATGAATCATAATCAAgtacaaatttcttcatttctaaacatgacattatttatatggtaaaaaaattaaaatgcctctgttgtgtcttgacgaggtttgATAGACACAAGCAATCAATTAGAGGAATCCAGGACGACTGAGAGAAACAAGGAGgaacgtggaggaataagataAAGTAGAATTACAAGGAACctatatatattcttactaATCAATATATAGATCAATACTACTCTATCATGTAAAATAATGACAGGTGTGATCGTAAACTTCCTCCCGTcattgatttttccttttctaaacgcaaacttagtttttttttcatacaaatatccCATCTTTACTTATAAGTTGGGttgtgtcattccttatttaagactccagtcctgtccagttcagtcctgcatatcagtactaaaaaattataaagtttggtACAAGAATGACACCACTCAACCTCTTATTTTTAATCAGATCTAGTAATGACAGTCCAAAAGACCGATGGTCTTAAACACctgtcccaaggactgatagcgGATAGGACTACTACTAAGATGGGACAGGACCGAAAACATAAGGATTGACACAGCACTACTTATAAGTGACATCTggtgagtaaaaaaaagttattaatatatgtcCTTTGAACAAAAGTTTATGCGGTATTCTTCGTttcgtttttaaaaatatgaacggaaataaattaacaaatgagtgcctaaagagatttttttagaaaagagcgGATAAACGGAAAAAGTGTGAACGGGGGTACAAGTCTGTATACAT
This window encodes:
- the Cpes gene encoding ceramide phosphoethanolamine synthase, translating into MPKEAKNQVLVNIYMNTNLFNAILMTIGIYIIWMDFALFVDLSRSHHLINTTTSHYSVFRPLTIKILIQGPTNHYIDGPLSHATLYFTNIAAYLSGDGISVSSVFVAGLASKCISNIGSLKIRHLGVLLYKVRDYLDALDGDVARYHCKETRVIPNPTSRGYYFDGVCDGFGIIFLVVAIGYFIYNDKQWNKFQFVARNKIVVFNLFLILVQILMSSLIWNYFMYKYHVLLETDIIAKDTQAQNMVFGFPGFWVVLYFWRLFNPQSITQYLLISVLYNKEEQYIVLSRYNGFLILFIISFWSESYYQYLLNAFLLKT